One genomic region from Amphiprion ocellaris isolate individual 3 ecotype Okinawa chromosome 20, ASM2253959v1, whole genome shotgun sequence encodes:
- the shprh gene encoding E3 ubiquitin-protein ligase SHPRH isoform X1 yields MSSRRKRAPPVRVDEEAKKRLNWNMLEDRQNEATQEDDQMPTCSVFSVDSTPSSTFRTATEDITEAASTRSVRFSEELPGTSSESIFASTSLALTVLPVLKLGHIWKALIGEFSVRPAWLPADCEQRAFTLHRMGDQLCLSYSSCDENSGQQWRPDEDTCTAECSLRRIPLEDLDWLQKRRVVQLCHQEKEESVKVGIYLLETGLGKPEFLSEGNARLKKANQLMQKLMEHYYDFIIPEVVENEEEECDTDLERQNVEELYDFVRHLHQEESQEATYNVQHKALIPVLRRYQSQAVNWMLRREKYRNTSPKEQSLHFLWRELVTLCGKKLFYNPFTGCLIREFPLAGVEWPGGILADEMGLGKTVEVLALILFHTRQNLEQEALTLPVGKSVNYFVPPPPLERKKVIRCKSEAQPKMKISHPTVRIMLLTAIKEMRSGKGASVNAVFTYIRATYGYDLLKNRNHIKKTLMKLIDEGTVDRVKGRGLAGSFKLGKNYKETKKMLAAASKSNSKNTESTPRKMFQRRAKEKAEAALQNSLSEDQRDQNSPTSDCPVTEETKKEWDESLSEKDDTLDTSTASLQDKSESVSQETGRVDDLPEEKRDASQLEETETPTRASVVPFNTPDYRFECICGELGIVDYKARVQCMNCQLWQHADCVNYKEESLETTPFYCPHCLVAMKPVSTGATLIISPSSICHQWVEEINRHIRSSSLRVLVYQGVKKHGFIQPHVLAEQDVVITTYDVLRSELNYVDIPHSNSKDGRRFRNQKRYMAVPSPLVAVEWWRICLDEAQMVECPTAKAAEMALRLASVNRWCVSGTPVQRGLEDLYGLVLFLGVDPYWVKHWWDQLLYRPYRRGNTEPLYNVVAQLLWRSAKKDVIDQIQIPPQMEEVHWLHFSPVEGHFYHRQHEVCSQDALVKLRKISDWSLKLGSLDRRTVNTILCPLLRLRQACCHPQAVRGEFLPLQKSTMTMEELLKSLQKKCRVECEEAHRQLVCALNGLAGIHIIRDEFVEAAEMYREVLRSSEEHKGRLKTDSLQRLHATHNLMELLSAKHPGIPPTLRDDRLTEEAEQLRQHYMTKYNSEVADAHQALQPVLQNIKELKRKVKLNSPWWLDVIQRSIRCATDDDLVSRVTNELTCSYKQQAYKFSMADKFRDACGLQFILTTHMEDLMKSQKTVQDAVKSLEGPASKKVIDEATVCHLRPMRLPLNNCVFCKADELFTDYESKLFAHTVKGQTAIFEEMIEDEEGLVDDRLPTTSRGLWAASETERTLKAILSFAKAKRMDPELVEEGNTFMELFENWKKEYKVLHEYWMVLRNHVSAIDELGMATERLRVRLPDEPKPKLLHIIEPHEVEQNRVKLLNDQAVAKSQLQKKLGQFLYLTNLEKSQDKSTGGLNPEPCPICARPLGQEWAVLTCGHCFCNECIAIIVEQYSVGSRRRAIKCAICRQTTSHTEISYVFTTQSSSQDQDIPVKGSHSTKVEAVVRTLKKIQVTDPGAKCLVFSTWQSVLDIIAKALFDNNMEFSQINGIHKFQENLCSFKYEEKINILLLPLHTGSNGLNIIEATHVLLVEPILNPAHELQAIGRVHRIGQTKPTFVHRFLIKSTIEERMQAMLKTAEKSHTSTTMKHSEAAVLTVADLADLFTEDAEHLE; encoded by the exons ATGAGTAGCCGACGAAAGAGGGCCCCTCCTGTGAGGGTGGACGAAGAGGCCAAGAAGAGGTTGAACTGGAACATGTTAGAGGATCGTCAGAATGAAGCGACTCAGGAGGACGACCAGATGCCGACCTGCTCCGTGTTTTCAGTCGACTCCACTCCCAGCAGCACCTTTCGTACCGCCACAGAGGACATCACGGAGGCCGCCAGCACTCGCTCTGTCCGGTTTTCGGAGGAACTTCCCGGCACGTCGTCGGAGAGCATCTTCGCCTCCACGTCTTTGGCACTCACCGTGTTGCCGGTTTTGAAGCTGGGCCACATCTGGAAGGCTCTGATCGGGGAGTTCAGCGTCCGTCCGGCTTGGCTCCCAGCTGACTGTGAGCAGAGAGCGTTCACTCTGCACAGGATGGGTGACCAGCTCTGCCTCAGCTACAGCAGCTGTGATGAGAACTCGGGGCAGCAGTGGAGGCCTGATGAGGACACTTGTACGGCGGAGTGTAGCCTCAGGAGGATCCCACTGGAGGACCTGGACTGGCTGCAGAAGAGGAGGGTGGTGCAGCTCTGCCACCAGGAGAAAGAGGAGTCAGTCAAG GTGGGGATTTACTTGCTAGAAACTGGTCTCGGGAAGCCGGAGTTCCTCAGCGAAGGAAATGCTCGGCTCAAGAAAGCAAATCAACTGATGCAGAAGCTAATGGAGCATTATTACGACTTTATTATTCCAG AGGTTGTAgagaacgaggaggaggagtgtgaCACCGACCTGGAGagacagaacgtggaggagctTTATGATTTTGTGAGACATCTGCACCAGGAGGAGAGTCAGGAGGCGACGTACAACGTTCAGCACAAAGCTCTGATTCCAGTTCTCAGACGCTATCAGAGCCAGGCGGTCAACTGGATGCTGAGGAGAGAGAAATACAGGAACACCTCACCTAAAG AACAATCGCTGCATTTCCTCTGGAGGGAGTTGGTCACTTTGTGTGGCAAGAAGTTGTTTTACAACCCTTTTACTGGCTG cttAATTCGTGAATTTCCACTGGCTGGCGTGGAGTGGCCTGGTGGGATCCTGGCTGATGAGATGGGGCTCGGAAAAACGGTAGAAGTTCTGGCTCTGATCCTGTTTCATACCCGGCAGAACCTCGAGCAGGAGGCTCTCACACTGCCTGTG ggaaaatctgtgaactactttgttcctcctcctccgctaGAAAGGAAGAAGGTTATCCGCTGCAAGTCTGAAGCTCAGcctaaaatgaaaatatcccACCCAA ccGTCCGCATCATGCTACTCACTGCAATAAAGGAGATGAGATCCGGCAAAGGAGCCTCAGTCAACGCCGTCTTCACCTACATCCGAGCCACTTACGGCTACGACCTCCTAAAGAACCGAAACCACATCAAGAAGACGTTGATGAAGCTCATAGATGAGGGCACGGTGGACCGGGTCAAAGGTCGCGGCCTGGCCGGCTCCTTCAAGCTGGGAaagaactacaaagagacaaagaagatgttagcagcagcttCCAAGTCT AACTCCAAAAACACAGAGAGCACGCCCAGGAAAATGTTTCAGAGACGAGCAAAGGAGAAGGCGGAAGCAGCTCTGCAAAACTCCCTTTCTGAAGATCAGAGAGATCAGAACTCGCCGACATCCGACTGTCCTGTAACCGAGGAAACAAAGAAGGAATGGGATGAAAGTCTGAGCGAGAAAGACGACACGCTGGATACTTCCACGGCGTCCTTACAGGATAAAAGTGAGTCGGTTTCACAGGAAACAGGCCGAGTGGACGACCTACCTGAAGAAAAAAGAGATGCCTCACAGCTGGAGGAGACCGAAACCCCGACCAGAGCGTCAGTCGTCCCCTTCAACACCCCCGACTATCGCTTCGAGTGCATCTGCGGTGAACTGGGCATCGTTGACTACAAGGCCCGCGTCCAGTGTATGAACTGTCAGCTGTGGCAGCATGCGGACTGTGTGAACTATAAAGAGGAGAGTCTTGAAACGACACCTTTCTACTGCCCTCACTGTCTGGTAGCCATGAAACCCGTCTCCACCGGAGCCACCCTCATCATCTCCCCGAGCTCCATCTGCCACCAGTGGGTGGAGGAGATCAACCGGCACATCAGGTCCTCGTCCCTACGAGTCCTG GTTTATCAGGGTGTGAAGAAGCATGGATTCATCCAGCCGCATGTGCTCGCTGAGCAGGATGTTGTCATCACCACCTACGACGTGCTGCGATCTGAGCTCAACTACGTCGACATTCCTCATAGCAACAGCAAAGACGGGCGCCGCTTCCGCAACCAGAAGCGCTACATGGCCGTTCCGAGTCCTCTGGTGGCCGTGGAGTGGTGGCGCATCTGTCTGGACGAGGCTCAGATGGTTGAATGTCCCACTGCGAAG GCTGCAGAAATGGCTCTGCGTCTTGCATCAGTCAACCGCTGGTGTGTCAGCGGAACTCCAGTCCAGAGAGGCTTAGAAG ATCTGTATGGCCTCGTACTTTTCCTGGGAGTTGACCCTTACTGGGTCAAACACTGGTGGGACCAGCTGCTTTATCGCCCATATCGCCGTGGAAACACAGAACCTCTGTACAACGTCGTCGCTCAGTTACTATGGCGATCGGCTAAAAAAGATGTCATTGATCAG ATCCAGATCCCTCCTCAGATGGAGGAGGTGCACTGGCTGCACTTCTCCCCCGTCGAGGGTCACTTCTACCACCGGCAGCACGAGGTCTGCTCCCAGGACGCTCTGGTCAAACTCAGGAAGATCTCCGACTGGAGCCTGAAACTCGGCAGCCTCGACCGTCGCACCGTCAACACCATCCTGTGTCCGCTGCTGAGGCTTCGCCAGGCCTGCTGCCACCCTCAGGCCGTCAGGGGAGAGTTCCTGCCTCTTCAGAAAAG CACCATGACGATGGAGGAGCTCCTCAAGTCCCTGCAGAAGAAATGTCGAGTGGAGTGCGAAGAAGCCCACAGACAATTGGTTTGCGCCCTCAACGGTCTGGCTGGAATCCACATCATCAGAG ATGAGTTTGTAGAAGCGGCGGAGATGTATAGAGAAGTGCTTCGTTCATCAGAGGAGCACAAAGGACGATTGAAAACAGACTCATTACAG AGACTTCATGCTACCCACAACTTAATGGAGCTGCTGAGCGCCAAGCATCCTGGGATTCCCCCGACCCTGAGAGATGACCGACTCACTGAAGAA GCCGAGCAGCTGCGACAGCACTACATGACCAAATACAACTCCGAGGTTGCCGACGCCCATCAGGCCTTGCAGCCGGTGCTGCAGAACATCAAAGAGCTGAAGCGAAAA GTGAAGCTCAACTCTCCCTGGTGGCTGGATGTCATTCAGAGGTCGATCCGTTGCGCCACCGACGACGATCTGGTGTCTCGGGTGACGAACGAATTGACTTGCAGCTACAAACAACAAGCCTACAAATTCTCCATGGCTGACAA GTTCAGAGATGCCTGTGGACTCCAGTTTATTCTCACCACGCACATGGAAGATCTGATGAAATCTCAGAAGACTGTGCAAGACGCAGTGAAGAGTCTGGAGGGTCCGGCTTCGAAAAAAGTCATCGATGAGGCCACAGTTTGTCACCTCAGGCCCATGAGACTGCCACTAAACAA ttgtgttttttgcaaAGCAGATGAACTTTTCACGGATTACGAGTCAAAGCTGTTTGCTCACAC GGTGAAAGGTCAGACGGCCATCTTTGAGGAAATGATCGAGGATGAAGAGGGGCTCGTGGACGACCGTCTCCCCACCACCAGTCGAGGTTTGTGGGCAGCCAGCGAGACCGAACGCACTCTCAAGGCTATTTTGTCTTTTGCCAAAGCGAAACGCATGGACCCGGAGCTGGTGGAGGAGGGAAACACTTTTATGGAGCTGTTTGAGAACTGGAAGAAAGAATACAAG GTGCTGCATGAGTATTGGATGGTGCTGCGTAACCATGTGTCGGCCATCGATGAGCTGGGAATGGCCACCGAGAGGCTACGAGTTCGTCTGCCTGATGAGCCGAAGCCCAAGCTGCTGCACATCATAGAGCCGCATGAG GTGGAACAGAACAGAGTGAAGCTTCTGAACGACCAGGCCGTGGCAAAGTCTCAACTCCAGAAGAAGCTCGGCCAGTTTCTGTATCTCACAAACCTGGAGAAA TCCCAGGACAAGTCTACTGGAGGGCTGAACCCAGAACCATGTCCCATCTGTGCCCGACCTCTGGGACAGGAG TGGGCAGTGCTGACTTGTGGCCACTGCTTCTGTAACGAGTGCATAGCTATAATAGTGGAGCAGTACAGCGTGGGCTCCAGGCGGCGGGCCATCAAATGTGCCATTTGCAGACAAACTACGTCTCACACAGAAATCTCCTACGTGTTCACCACCCAGTCATCCAGCCAGGACCAAGACATACCGGTCAAG GGAAGCCACTCGACCAAAGTGGAGGCGGTGGTGAGAACGCTGAAAAAGATCCAAGTGACCGACCCCGGGGCCAAGTGTCTCGTCTTCTCCACG TGGCAGAGCGTCCTGGACATCATCGCTAAGGCCTTGTTCGACAACAACATGGAGTTTTCTCAGATCAACGGGATTCACAAATTCCAG GAGAATCTGTGTTCCTTCAAATACGAGGAGAAGATCaacatcctcctccttcctctccacaCCGGCTCTAACGGGCTGAACATCATCGAAGCGACTCACGTGTTGCTGGTCGAGCCGATCCTCAATCCGGCTCATGAGCTGCAGGCGATCGGCAGAGTGCACCGGATCGGCCAAACCAA GCCGACGTTTGTCCACAGATTCCTCATCAAATCCACTATTGAAGAGCGAATGCAGGCAATGCTGAAGACAGCAGAGAAAAG TCACACCAGCACCACCATGAAGCACTCAGAGGCCGCCGTCCTGACGGTAGCTGACCTGGCTGATCTGTTTACCGAAGACGCCGAACATCTGGAGTGA
- the shprh gene encoding E3 ubiquitin-protein ligase SHPRH isoform X2, with product MFQRRAKEKAEAALQNSLSEDQRDQNSPTSDCPVTEETKKEWDESLSEKDDTLDTSTASLQDKSESVSQETGRVDDLPEEKRDASQLEETETPTRASVVPFNTPDYRFECICGELGIVDYKARVQCMNCQLWQHADCVNYKEESLETTPFYCPHCLVAMKPVSTGATLIISPSSICHQWVEEINRHIRSSSLRVLVYQGVKKHGFIQPHVLAEQDVVITTYDVLRSELNYVDIPHSNSKDGRRFRNQKRYMAVPSPLVAVEWWRICLDEAQMVECPTAKAAEMALRLASVNRWCVSGTPVQRGLEDLYGLVLFLGVDPYWVKHWWDQLLYRPYRRGNTEPLYNVVAQLLWRSAKKDVIDQIQIPPQMEEVHWLHFSPVEGHFYHRQHEVCSQDALVKLRKISDWSLKLGSLDRRTVNTILCPLLRLRQACCHPQAVRGEFLPLQKSTMTMEELLKSLQKKCRVECEEAHRQLVCALNGLAGIHIIRDEFVEAAEMYREVLRSSEEHKGRLKTDSLQRLHATHNLMELLSAKHPGIPPTLRDDRLTEEAEQLRQHYMTKYNSEVADAHQALQPVLQNIKELKRKVKLNSPWWLDVIQRSIRCATDDDLVSRVTNELTCSYKQQAYKFSMADKFRDACGLQFILTTHMEDLMKSQKTVQDAVKSLEGPASKKVIDEATVCHLRPMRLPLNNCVFCKADELFTDYESKLFAHTVKGQTAIFEEMIEDEEGLVDDRLPTTSRGLWAASETERTLKAILSFAKAKRMDPELVEEGNTFMELFENWKKEYKVLHEYWMVLRNHVSAIDELGMATERLRVRLPDEPKPKLLHIIEPHEVEQNRVKLLNDQAVAKSQLQKKLGQFLYLTNLEKSQDKSTGGLNPEPCPICARPLGQEWAVLTCGHCFCNECIAIIVEQYSVGSRRRAIKCAICRQTTSHTEISYVFTTQSSSQDQDIPVKGSHSTKVEAVVRTLKKIQVTDPGAKCLVFSTWQSVLDIIAKALFDNNMEFSQINGIHKFQENLCSFKYEEKINILLLPLHTGSNGLNIIEATHVLLVEPILNPAHELQAIGRVHRIGQTKPTFVHRFLIKSTIEERMQAMLKTAEKSHTSTTMKHSEAAVLTVADLADLFTEDAEHLE from the exons ATGTTTCAGAGACGAGCAAAGGAGAAGGCGGAAGCAGCTCTGCAAAACTCCCTTTCTGAAGATCAGAGAGATCAGAACTCGCCGACATCCGACTGTCCTGTAACCGAGGAAACAAAGAAGGAATGGGATGAAAGTCTGAGCGAGAAAGACGACACGCTGGATACTTCCACGGCGTCCTTACAGGATAAAAGTGAGTCGGTTTCACAGGAAACAGGCCGAGTGGACGACCTACCTGAAGAAAAAAGAGATGCCTCACAGCTGGAGGAGACCGAAACCCCGACCAGAGCGTCAGTCGTCCCCTTCAACACCCCCGACTATCGCTTCGAGTGCATCTGCGGTGAACTGGGCATCGTTGACTACAAGGCCCGCGTCCAGTGTATGAACTGTCAGCTGTGGCAGCATGCGGACTGTGTGAACTATAAAGAGGAGAGTCTTGAAACGACACCTTTCTACTGCCCTCACTGTCTGGTAGCCATGAAACCCGTCTCCACCGGAGCCACCCTCATCATCTCCCCGAGCTCCATCTGCCACCAGTGGGTGGAGGAGATCAACCGGCACATCAGGTCCTCGTCCCTACGAGTCCTG GTTTATCAGGGTGTGAAGAAGCATGGATTCATCCAGCCGCATGTGCTCGCTGAGCAGGATGTTGTCATCACCACCTACGACGTGCTGCGATCTGAGCTCAACTACGTCGACATTCCTCATAGCAACAGCAAAGACGGGCGCCGCTTCCGCAACCAGAAGCGCTACATGGCCGTTCCGAGTCCTCTGGTGGCCGTGGAGTGGTGGCGCATCTGTCTGGACGAGGCTCAGATGGTTGAATGTCCCACTGCGAAG GCTGCAGAAATGGCTCTGCGTCTTGCATCAGTCAACCGCTGGTGTGTCAGCGGAACTCCAGTCCAGAGAGGCTTAGAAG ATCTGTATGGCCTCGTACTTTTCCTGGGAGTTGACCCTTACTGGGTCAAACACTGGTGGGACCAGCTGCTTTATCGCCCATATCGCCGTGGAAACACAGAACCTCTGTACAACGTCGTCGCTCAGTTACTATGGCGATCGGCTAAAAAAGATGTCATTGATCAG ATCCAGATCCCTCCTCAGATGGAGGAGGTGCACTGGCTGCACTTCTCCCCCGTCGAGGGTCACTTCTACCACCGGCAGCACGAGGTCTGCTCCCAGGACGCTCTGGTCAAACTCAGGAAGATCTCCGACTGGAGCCTGAAACTCGGCAGCCTCGACCGTCGCACCGTCAACACCATCCTGTGTCCGCTGCTGAGGCTTCGCCAGGCCTGCTGCCACCCTCAGGCCGTCAGGGGAGAGTTCCTGCCTCTTCAGAAAAG CACCATGACGATGGAGGAGCTCCTCAAGTCCCTGCAGAAGAAATGTCGAGTGGAGTGCGAAGAAGCCCACAGACAATTGGTTTGCGCCCTCAACGGTCTGGCTGGAATCCACATCATCAGAG ATGAGTTTGTAGAAGCGGCGGAGATGTATAGAGAAGTGCTTCGTTCATCAGAGGAGCACAAAGGACGATTGAAAACAGACTCATTACAG AGACTTCATGCTACCCACAACTTAATGGAGCTGCTGAGCGCCAAGCATCCTGGGATTCCCCCGACCCTGAGAGATGACCGACTCACTGAAGAA GCCGAGCAGCTGCGACAGCACTACATGACCAAATACAACTCCGAGGTTGCCGACGCCCATCAGGCCTTGCAGCCGGTGCTGCAGAACATCAAAGAGCTGAAGCGAAAA GTGAAGCTCAACTCTCCCTGGTGGCTGGATGTCATTCAGAGGTCGATCCGTTGCGCCACCGACGACGATCTGGTGTCTCGGGTGACGAACGAATTGACTTGCAGCTACAAACAACAAGCCTACAAATTCTCCATGGCTGACAA GTTCAGAGATGCCTGTGGACTCCAGTTTATTCTCACCACGCACATGGAAGATCTGATGAAATCTCAGAAGACTGTGCAAGACGCAGTGAAGAGTCTGGAGGGTCCGGCTTCGAAAAAAGTCATCGATGAGGCCACAGTTTGTCACCTCAGGCCCATGAGACTGCCACTAAACAA ttgtgttttttgcaaAGCAGATGAACTTTTCACGGATTACGAGTCAAAGCTGTTTGCTCACAC GGTGAAAGGTCAGACGGCCATCTTTGAGGAAATGATCGAGGATGAAGAGGGGCTCGTGGACGACCGTCTCCCCACCACCAGTCGAGGTTTGTGGGCAGCCAGCGAGACCGAACGCACTCTCAAGGCTATTTTGTCTTTTGCCAAAGCGAAACGCATGGACCCGGAGCTGGTGGAGGAGGGAAACACTTTTATGGAGCTGTTTGAGAACTGGAAGAAAGAATACAAG GTGCTGCATGAGTATTGGATGGTGCTGCGTAACCATGTGTCGGCCATCGATGAGCTGGGAATGGCCACCGAGAGGCTACGAGTTCGTCTGCCTGATGAGCCGAAGCCCAAGCTGCTGCACATCATAGAGCCGCATGAG GTGGAACAGAACAGAGTGAAGCTTCTGAACGACCAGGCCGTGGCAAAGTCTCAACTCCAGAAGAAGCTCGGCCAGTTTCTGTATCTCACAAACCTGGAGAAA TCCCAGGACAAGTCTACTGGAGGGCTGAACCCAGAACCATGTCCCATCTGTGCCCGACCTCTGGGACAGGAG TGGGCAGTGCTGACTTGTGGCCACTGCTTCTGTAACGAGTGCATAGCTATAATAGTGGAGCAGTACAGCGTGGGCTCCAGGCGGCGGGCCATCAAATGTGCCATTTGCAGACAAACTACGTCTCACACAGAAATCTCCTACGTGTTCACCACCCAGTCATCCAGCCAGGACCAAGACATACCGGTCAAG GGAAGCCACTCGACCAAAGTGGAGGCGGTGGTGAGAACGCTGAAAAAGATCCAAGTGACCGACCCCGGGGCCAAGTGTCTCGTCTTCTCCACG TGGCAGAGCGTCCTGGACATCATCGCTAAGGCCTTGTTCGACAACAACATGGAGTTTTCTCAGATCAACGGGATTCACAAATTCCAG GAGAATCTGTGTTCCTTCAAATACGAGGAGAAGATCaacatcctcctccttcctctccacaCCGGCTCTAACGGGCTGAACATCATCGAAGCGACTCACGTGTTGCTGGTCGAGCCGATCCTCAATCCGGCTCATGAGCTGCAGGCGATCGGCAGAGTGCACCGGATCGGCCAAACCAA GCCGACGTTTGTCCACAGATTCCTCATCAAATCCACTATTGAAGAGCGAATGCAGGCAATGCTGAAGACAGCAGAGAAAAG TCACACCAGCACCACCATGAAGCACTCAGAGGCCGCCGTCCTGACGGTAGCTGACCTGGCTGATCTGTTTACCGAAGACGCCGAACATCTGGAGTGA